From the Pseudarthrobacter sp. MM222 genome, one window contains:
- a CDS encoding putative bifunctional diguanylate cyclase/phosphodiesterase gives MGAGIAVGTGFEETLLEQGPDAFLLLTADGTIAYVNAAAEALFGYPREQLLGVQHTILLSEDERGGFLRIFGRLGRGGQAAKRPFRAAGRRRDGIEIALEITCSLVTFNAGAAMAVAVRDADHRNDADSGRRLAVSLLDATLETTADGIVVVSCEGQITGINDQYLKMWGMPAELVAAEDPMVLIRFIAGQLAHPEYFLDKVSTLYADRSLQSHDVLEFKDGRTVELYSRPQKVADTIIGRIWNFRDITSRQRAQDQARHAMEELAEQADKLKELAFQDPLTGLANRMLFNERAAAALLTPEPVHVLLLDLDDFKEINDVLGHHAGDEMLVEIARRLQSCVGPHGTVARLGGDEFVVLLVGCRDSDAVAQRVVSALNAPVSIEGTLIRPGLSLGVASRNDGSMSSSELLRQADLAMYAAKEAGKNCYVHFQPAMLAALLERTQLTAGLRRAVELGQITVHYQPVISAERLDVVQFEALARWDWGGQLMSPDDFIQTAERSGLIRDIGAEVLRRACSELQPWLAADSFRSLAVNVSGVQLQHRDFAERVLDIAAWSRVDPHQLVLEVTESVFFDADTHVISQLSSLRAAGVRVALDDFGTGYSSLGRLQDLPVDVVKIDKSFVSMLRTGVEKLPILTSMIHMARSLGLKVTAEGIETPAQARYLMEHGCDALQGYLFSRPVPASERQNAVRKSAAAIAAMDGIPLPG, from the coding sequence ATGGGAGCCGGAATCGCCGTGGGAACTGGGTTCGAAGAGACCCTGCTTGAGCAGGGTCCAGATGCCTTCTTGCTGCTCACCGCAGACGGCACCATCGCGTACGTCAACGCCGCCGCGGAGGCCCTCTTCGGTTACCCCCGGGAGCAACTGCTGGGCGTCCAGCACACCATCCTGCTCTCGGAGGACGAACGCGGCGGATTCCTGCGCATCTTCGGCCGGTTAGGCCGCGGCGGCCAGGCCGCCAAGCGGCCCTTCCGTGCGGCAGGCCGCCGTCGGGACGGCATCGAAATCGCTTTGGAGATCACCTGCTCCCTCGTGACGTTCAACGCCGGCGCGGCCATGGCGGTCGCCGTCCGGGACGCGGACCATCGGAACGACGCCGATTCCGGGCGGCGCCTGGCCGTTTCGCTCCTGGACGCTACGCTGGAAACCACCGCCGACGGGATCGTGGTGGTCTCCTGCGAGGGGCAGATCACTGGAATTAACGACCAGTACCTGAAGATGTGGGGCATGCCGGCGGAGCTGGTTGCAGCCGAGGACCCGATGGTCCTGATCAGGTTCATCGCCGGGCAGCTGGCCCACCCCGAGTACTTCCTGGACAAGGTCTCCACGCTGTACGCCGACCGGTCGCTGCAGAGCCATGACGTGCTGGAATTCAAGGACGGCCGCACGGTGGAGCTGTACTCGCGCCCGCAGAAGGTCGCCGACACCATCATCGGCCGGATCTGGAACTTCCGGGACATCACCTCCCGGCAACGCGCCCAGGACCAGGCCCGCCACGCCATGGAAGAACTCGCCGAGCAGGCGGACAAGCTCAAGGAGCTCGCCTTCCAGGATCCACTGACCGGCCTTGCCAACCGGATGCTGTTCAACGAACGGGCGGCCGCGGCGCTGCTCACGCCCGAGCCCGTGCATGTGCTGCTGCTGGACCTTGACGACTTCAAGGAAATCAATGACGTGCTCGGCCACCATGCCGGTGACGAGATGCTGGTCGAGATCGCCCGGCGGCTGCAGAGCTGCGTGGGCCCGCATGGCACCGTCGCGCGGCTCGGCGGTGACGAGTTCGTGGTGCTGCTGGTCGGCTGCCGGGACTCCGACGCCGTCGCGCAGCGTGTGGTGAGCGCTTTGAACGCCCCGGTCTCGATCGAGGGCACCCTGATCCGGCCGGGCCTGAGCCTGGGCGTGGCGTCGCGGAACGACGGGTCAATGTCCTCCTCGGAACTGCTCCGGCAGGCGGACCTGGCGATGTACGCCGCCAAGGAGGCCGGGAAGAACTGCTACGTGCACTTCCAGCCCGCGATGCTCGCGGCGCTGCTGGAACGCACCCAGCTGACGGCCGGGCTGCGGCGCGCCGTGGAGCTGGGCCAGATCACCGTGCACTACCAGCCCGTCATCTCCGCGGAGCGGCTCGACGTCGTCCAGTTCGAGGCGCTGGCCCGCTGGGACTGGGGCGGCCAGCTGATGTCCCCGGACGACTTCATCCAGACCGCCGAGCGCAGCGGCCTGATCCGGGACATCGGCGCCGAGGTGCTGCGGCGCGCCTGCTCCGAGCTGCAGCCCTGGCTGGCGGCGGATTCCTTCCGGAGCCTCGCCGTCAACGTCTCCGGCGTGCAGCTGCAACACCGCGACTTCGCCGAACGGGTCCTGGACATTGCGGCCTGGAGCCGCGTTGATCCGCACCAGCTGGTGCTGGAAGTAACGGAGAGCGTATTTTTCGACGCCGACACGCACGTCATTTCCCAGCTCTCCAGCCTGCGCGCGGCCGGGGTCAGGGTGGCGCTGGACGACTTCGGGACCGGGTACTCGTCGCTGGGCCGGCTGCAGGATCTGCCGGTGGACGTCGTCAAGATCGACAAGTCGTTTGTGTCCATGCTGCGCACCGGGGTGGAGAAGCTCCCCATCCTGACCTCGATGATCCACATGGCCCGCAGCCTCGGCCTGAAGGTCACGGCCGAAGGCATCGAGACGCCGGCACAAGCGCGCTACCTGATGGAGCACGGGTGCGATGCCCTGCAGGGCTACCTGTTCTCCCGGCCGGTGCCCGCATCCGAGCGGCAAAACGCGGTGCGGAAGTCGGCCGCGGCCATCGCCGCAATGGACGGCATCCCGCTCCCGGGGTAG
- a CDS encoding putative bifunctional diguanylate cyclase/phosphodiesterase, whose product MTAAQHPGAHASAGTARDSGSDGPAISPGNSPATSLAPSSQAVLESCPDALLVVCEDGTIRMVNAATERMLGYTREELVGQDHRILVAEGFRSGFQRLLFALRRDPDGGPLPPVEAYGLRRDGSEFQAEITCALVSPGAGRTAAGPEDADANSGICMAALIRDTSHRLEADTELRAAMSLLTATLESTADGILVVSADGQIAGVNNQFTAMWGIPRELLATRDDDAVLAFVLDQLVDPAQFIEKVTALYADPGAESHDVLDFRDGRTFERYSRPQLVADEVVGRVWSFRDVTPARIAQDQINQAMADLAEQAAQLKDLAFKDPLTRLSNRQLFNDRLAGALQGPHGTAVDVLLLDLDDFKEVNDIHGHHAGDQMLIEVGRRLRACVSPDDVVARLGGDEFVVLLVGSTDPEATAERIVSALKVPLWIDGTMLRPSLSLGLASITEDAVDASELLRRADVAMYAAKTAGKNRYLRFRPEMMAALVERTEMEAGLRLAVDSGEIAVYYQPILSAAHGAVVTVEALARWERDGELVPPQQFIPVAERSGLIIEIGTEVLLTGCTEMKSWLAEDPVRSLAVNVSGVQLQHGDFAELVLAVTESCGVDPRQLVLEVTESVFFADDCHVIQQLVAFRKAGVRVALDDFGTGYSSLGRLQDLPVDTLKIDQSFVSMIHTGAEKLPILTSMISMARGLGLTVTAEGVETEQQAKYLLRLECDSLQGFLFSRPEPRPLLESAIGRSAAAFSTLRRDRVSGNR is encoded by the coding sequence GTGACCGCGGCACAGCACCCGGGCGCGCACGCTTCCGCAGGTACAGCGCGCGACTCCGGCAGCGACGGCCCGGCAATCAGCCCGGGAAACAGCCCGGCAACCAGCCTTGCGCCGTCCTCCCAGGCCGTGCTCGAGTCCTGCCCGGACGCGCTCCTGGTGGTCTGCGAAGACGGCACCATCCGCATGGTCAACGCCGCCACGGAACGCATGCTCGGCTACACCCGCGAGGAGCTCGTGGGCCAGGACCACCGGATCCTGGTGGCAGAAGGCTTCCGCAGCGGTTTTCAGCGGTTGCTCTTCGCTCTCCGCCGGGACCCCGACGGCGGCCCCCTCCCCCCGGTGGAGGCCTACGGGCTGCGACGGGACGGCTCGGAATTCCAGGCGGAGATCACCTGCGCGCTCGTGTCCCCCGGCGCAGGCAGAACCGCAGCAGGCCCTGAGGACGCCGACGCCAACTCCGGCATCTGCATGGCGGCCCTGATTCGGGATACCTCGCACCGGCTCGAAGCAGACACGGAATTGCGCGCGGCGATGTCGCTGTTGACGGCCACGCTCGAATCCACCGCGGACGGCATCCTCGTGGTCAGCGCCGATGGTCAGATCGCGGGCGTCAACAACCAGTTCACCGCCATGTGGGGTATCCCCCGGGAACTGCTGGCCACCCGGGACGACGACGCCGTGCTGGCCTTCGTCCTGGACCAACTGGTGGATCCCGCCCAGTTCATCGAAAAGGTCACCGCCCTCTACGCGGACCCTGGCGCGGAAAGCCATGACGTCCTGGACTTTCGCGACGGCAGGACCTTTGAACGCTACTCCCGCCCGCAACTCGTCGCCGATGAGGTGGTGGGGCGGGTCTGGAGTTTCCGGGACGTCACCCCGGCCAGGATCGCCCAGGACCAGATCAACCAGGCCATGGCGGATCTCGCCGAGCAGGCCGCGCAGCTCAAGGACCTTGCCTTCAAGGACCCGCTGACCAGGCTCTCCAACCGGCAGCTGTTCAACGACCGCCTCGCCGGCGCGCTGCAGGGGCCGCACGGCACCGCCGTCGACGTTTTGTTGCTGGACCTGGACGACTTCAAGGAAGTCAACGACATTCATGGCCACCACGCCGGTGACCAGATGCTGATTGAGGTGGGCCGGCGGCTGCGCGCCTGCGTCAGCCCGGACGACGTCGTAGCACGGCTGGGTGGCGACGAATTCGTCGTCCTGCTGGTCGGCTCAACCGATCCCGAGGCCACCGCCGAGCGGATCGTCTCAGCCCTGAAAGTCCCGCTGTGGATTGACGGGACCATGCTGCGGCCCAGCCTCAGCCTGGGGCTGGCCTCCATCACTGAGGACGCCGTGGACGCGTCCGAGCTGTTGCGCCGGGCCGACGTCGCCATGTACGCGGCCAAGACCGCGGGTAAGAACCGGTACCTGCGGTTCCGCCCGGAGATGATGGCGGCCCTCGTGGAGCGCACCGAGATGGAAGCCGGGCTGCGGCTCGCCGTCGACAGCGGCGAGATCGCGGTGTACTACCAGCCGATCCTCTCGGCAGCGCACGGCGCCGTCGTCACGGTCGAGGCCCTGGCCCGCTGGGAGCGGGACGGCGAACTCGTGCCGCCGCAGCAGTTCATCCCCGTGGCGGAACGCAGCGGCCTGATCATCGAGATCGGCACCGAGGTATTGCTCACGGGCTGCACGGAGATGAAGTCCTGGCTCGCAGAGGACCCGGTCCGGTCGCTGGCCGTCAACGTCTCCGGGGTGCAGCTGCAGCACGGCGACTTCGCCGAGCTGGTGCTGGCCGTCACGGAGTCCTGCGGCGTCGACCCCCGCCAGCTGGTCCTGGAGGTCACCGAAAGCGTGTTCTTCGCCGACGACTGCCACGTGATCCAGCAACTGGTAGCCTTCCGGAAGGCCGGCGTCCGGGTGGCCCTGGACGACTTCGGGACCGGCTATTCCTCGCTGGGCAGGCTCCAGGACCTCCCGGTGGACACCCTGAAGATCGACCAGTCCTTTGTCTCCATGATCCACACCGGTGCCGAGAAGCTGCCGATCCTCACATCGATGATCAGCATGGCCCGCGGCCTGGGCCTGACGGTCACGGCGGAAGGCGTGGAGACCGAGCAGCAGGCCAAATACCTGCTGCGGCTGGAGTGCGACTCCCTGCAGGGGTTCCTGTTTTCCCGCCCCGAGCCGAGGCCCCTGCTGGAGTCGGCCATCGGCCGGTCGGCCGCCGCATTCAGCACCCTGCGCCGGGACCGGGTCTCCGGCAACCGGTAA
- the map gene encoding type I methionyl aminopeptidase — protein MIEILNPTELSRAKETGAVVADILQTLKSRSTVGTNLLDLDRWAETMIVEAGARSCYVDYEPSFGRGPFGHYICTAVNDAVLHGLPYDYTLADGDLLTLDLAVSKRGVAADSAISFIVGESKPPESVAMISATERALSAGIAAAGPGARIGDISHAIGSVLSEAGYPINTEFGGHGIGSTMHQDPHVPNTGRPGRGYKLRPGLLLALEPWVMADTAELITDADGWTLRSATGCRTAHSEHTIAITNDGAEILTLPRQAHS, from the coding sequence ATGATCGAGATCCTGAACCCCACCGAACTGTCCCGGGCAAAAGAGACCGGTGCCGTCGTCGCTGACATCCTGCAGACGCTGAAGAGCCGAAGCACGGTCGGCACCAACCTCCTGGACCTTGACCGGTGGGCCGAGACCATGATCGTCGAGGCTGGAGCGCGGTCCTGCTACGTCGACTACGAGCCCTCCTTCGGACGCGGGCCGTTCGGACACTACATCTGCACAGCCGTCAACGACGCTGTGCTCCACGGACTGCCGTACGACTACACGCTTGCCGACGGCGACCTGCTGACTCTCGATCTCGCCGTCTCGAAGCGCGGAGTTGCAGCAGACTCTGCGATCAGCTTTATCGTGGGCGAGTCTAAGCCCCCGGAGAGCGTCGCGATGATCAGCGCCACCGAGCGCGCATTGAGCGCAGGGATAGCCGCTGCCGGACCGGGGGCCCGCATCGGCGACATCTCCCATGCCATCGGCTCGGTCCTCAGCGAGGCGGGTTATCCGATCAACACCGAGTTCGGGGGTCATGGCATCGGATCGACGATGCACCAGGACCCGCACGTTCCAAACACCGGACGGCCAGGCCGTGGCTACAAACTGCGCCCCGGGTTGCTGCTCGCACTGGAGCCATGGGTCATGGCGGACACTGCTGAACTCATCACCGACGCCGACGGGTGGACGCTCCGAAGTGCGACAGGCTGCCGGACAGCACACAGTGAGCACACAATCGCTATCACCAACGACGGAGCCGAAATCCTTACCTTGCCGAGGCAGGCGCACTCGTAA
- a CDS encoding helix-turn-helix transcriptional regulator, which yields MVRLPLTFAEVERGQRLGAMLRRARGERSMLDIALDARVSPETLRKIETGRVATPSFPTIAAIADVLGLSLDAVWAEINQPQRGVEPTGSDHKARERLAS from the coding sequence ATGGTCAGATTGCCGCTTACATTCGCAGAAGTCGAGCGCGGACAGCGCCTCGGTGCCATGTTGCGTCGCGCCAGGGGAGAGCGCTCGATGCTCGACATCGCGCTCGATGCCCGTGTTTCACCGGAGACCCTCCGGAAGATCGAGACGGGCCGCGTAGCCACCCCTTCCTTCCCGACCATCGCTGCGATCGCAGATGTCCTCGGGCTCTCCCTCGATGCGGTGTGGGCCGAGATCAACCAGCCCCAACGCGGCGTTGAACCGACCGGCTCTGATCACAAAGCACGTGAGCGATTGGCCTCGTAA
- a CDS encoding flotillin family protein: protein MPDVSAFMPLITTLVGAILVIAVIWIATKLMWKVAEPNEALIISGLTRGTLDTRAGMDFKIVTGKGALVLPGLQTVRTLSLTLNETELKVSCVTSQGIQVIVEGVVIYKIGDAPPFIANAARRFLGQQAKMESQVYNVFEGHLRSIIGSMTMEEIIRERDKLGSQVRSASGVEMEKLGLVVDSLQIKDLQDPTGYIQNIAKPHIAQVKMEARIAEATRNREAAEKEAEAEALIADAQSISAIRQSVAQANAERAKANAAQAGPLADATARQQVVVQETEVAKLEADREEQKLQTTIRKPADAKAYAKRTDAEGQKSADISAAEALARRTELEAQVNARRTELQAQANATAAAAAAGATRVTGEAEAAATKARGDAAASAIKAKALAEADGIKARAEALGTNQDAVISQQLAENMPAIIAAAAEPFSHVGQMTVLNGGEGVNRMLGGILAQVGDYLPALRSALKNGREDSKRPPKAPDA, encoded by the coding sequence ATGCCGGACGTTTCAGCATTCATGCCGCTCATCACCACCCTCGTCGGGGCGATCCTCGTCATCGCCGTCATCTGGATTGCCACCAAGCTGATGTGGAAAGTGGCCGAACCCAACGAGGCGCTCATCATTTCGGGGCTGACGCGGGGCACCCTTGATACCCGGGCGGGCATGGACTTCAAGATCGTTACCGGCAAGGGCGCATTGGTCCTGCCCGGGCTGCAGACAGTCAGGACCTTGTCCCTGACCCTCAATGAAACCGAACTCAAGGTTTCCTGCGTGACGTCCCAGGGCATCCAGGTGATCGTCGAGGGCGTGGTCATTTACAAGATCGGAGATGCGCCGCCCTTCATAGCCAACGCCGCGCGCCGGTTCCTCGGACAGCAGGCCAAAATGGAAAGCCAGGTCTACAACGTCTTCGAAGGCCACCTGCGCTCGATCATCGGCAGCATGACCATGGAAGAAATCATCCGCGAGCGCGACAAGCTCGGCTCGCAGGTCCGCAGTGCCAGCGGGGTCGAGATGGAAAAGCTCGGCCTGGTGGTGGATTCGCTGCAGATCAAGGACCTGCAGGATCCCACCGGCTACATCCAGAACATCGCCAAGCCGCATATTGCCCAGGTCAAGATGGAGGCCCGCATCGCCGAAGCCACCCGGAACCGGGAAGCGGCGGAAAAGGAAGCCGAGGCGGAGGCGCTGATCGCAGATGCCCAAAGCATCTCGGCGATCCGGCAATCCGTGGCGCAGGCGAATGCCGAGCGGGCCAAGGCCAACGCCGCCCAGGCCGGCCCCCTCGCCGACGCAACCGCCCGCCAGCAGGTGGTGGTCCAGGAGACGGAGGTGGCCAAGCTCGAGGCGGACCGGGAGGAGCAGAAACTGCAGACCACCATCCGCAAACCCGCGGACGCGAAGGCCTACGCCAAGCGCACCGATGCCGAAGGCCAGAAGTCGGCCGACATCAGCGCCGCCGAAGCGCTGGCCCGGCGCACGGAACTCGAAGCGCAGGTGAACGCCCGGCGGACCGAGCTCCAGGCCCAGGCCAACGCAACGGCGGCGGCCGCGGCTGCCGGCGCCACCCGCGTCACCGGCGAAGCCGAGGCTGCGGCCACCAAGGCGCGCGGCGATGCTGCCGCCTCGGCCATCAAGGCCAAGGCCCTGGCCGAGGCGGACGGCATCAAGGCCCGCGCCGAAGCCCTGGGCACCAACCAGGACGCCGTGATTTCCCAGCAGCTGGCGGAGAACATGCCGGCCATCATCGCGGCCGCAGCCGAGCCGTTCTCGCATGTGGGTCAGATGACGGTGCTGAATGGCGGCGAAGGCGTCAACCGGATGCTGGGCGGGATCCTTGCCCAGGTGGGCGATTACCTCCCGGCCCTTCGATCGGCTCTGAAGAACGGCAGGGAGGATTCCAAGCGGCCACCAAAGGCTCCAGATGCATAG
- a CDS encoding HNH endonuclease: MTAIILGWNPENWDRWNYPAAAGEVRAGGLIVERWGVGQQPSNPAGADAWLVLQGSHAGGLIGHGVVVSEHPEPVKLPEPGQTGPQELSVLVAFDALLPLGEQVPVQVLHDAAPRIPWDDLPGSGLRVAPAEEPTIRGLWGEFGPRPGPDPTRPVPGTYPQDAVTRALVNRYEEDEEARRACLARHGTSCAACGFSFEQKYGEAGTDFIQVHHIVPVAQLGSGYQLDPITDLVPLCANCHAMAHLGVGTPRTVAELRRIIGEAGYLRGSTISPEELEAQREARRILGT, from the coding sequence ATGACAGCCATCATCCTGGGGTGGAACCCGGAAAACTGGGACCGCTGGAACTACCCGGCAGCGGCCGGCGAGGTCCGGGCCGGCGGCCTGATCGTCGAGCGCTGGGGCGTTGGCCAGCAGCCGAGCAATCCAGCCGGAGCCGACGCCTGGCTGGTCCTCCAGGGGAGCCACGCCGGCGGGCTGATCGGACACGGCGTGGTCGTCTCGGAGCACCCCGAGCCCGTTAAACTGCCCGAGCCCGGACAGACCGGACCCCAGGAGCTAAGCGTATTGGTTGCGTTCGACGCCCTGCTCCCCCTCGGCGAACAGGTCCCCGTTCAGGTTCTTCACGACGCCGCCCCGCGGATCCCCTGGGACGACCTTCCAGGCTCCGGGCTGCGCGTCGCCCCGGCAGAGGAACCCACCATCCGCGGCCTCTGGGGCGAGTTCGGACCCCGGCCCGGACCGGACCCTACCCGGCCGGTCCCAGGCACCTACCCGCAGGACGCCGTCACCCGGGCTCTGGTGAACCGCTACGAAGAGGACGAGGAAGCCCGGCGGGCCTGCCTTGCACGCCATGGCACCAGCTGCGCGGCTTGCGGGTTCTCGTTCGAGCAGAAGTATGGCGAGGCCGGGACCGACTTCATCCAGGTCCACCACATCGTCCCGGTGGCCCAGCTTGGCAGCGGCTACCAGCTGGATCCCATCACAGACCTTGTGCCGCTCTGCGCCAACTGCCACGCCATGGCGCACCTGGGCGTCGGCACTCCGCGGACGGTGGCGGAGCTGCGCCGAATCATCGGCGAGGCCGGCTACCTGCGCGGCAGCACCATTTCCCCCGAGGAACTCGAAGCCCAGCGCGAGGCACGGCGGATCCTGGGGACGTAG
- a CDS encoding ArsR/SmtB family transcription factor has product MRTLDHPSMQDVQLDTVLAALSDPIRRRIVAQLADGHDDQACIAFELPVSKSTSTHHFRVLREAGIIDQHYRGTSILNTLRTEELAQRFPGLLDAVIAAHHAYA; this is encoded by the coding sequence ATGCGAACCCTCGACCACCCCAGCATGCAAGACGTACAGCTCGACACTGTACTGGCTGCCCTGTCCGATCCAATCCGTCGACGAATCGTCGCGCAGCTGGCAGACGGACACGACGACCAGGCGTGCATCGCATTCGAACTCCCCGTCAGCAAATCGACCTCGACACATCACTTCCGCGTTCTACGTGAAGCGGGCATAATCGACCAGCACTATCGCGGGACTTCGATCCTCAACACGCTCCGCACAGAGGAACTGGCGCAACGCTTCCCGGGCCTGCTGGACGCGGTCATAGCGGCCCATCACGCATACGCGTGA
- a CDS encoding SDR family oxidoreductase, with the protein MKIFIIGAGGGIGSRLSRILSTGGTQVSGMFRNPRQADAVSATGATPVVGDLIADSVGELAEKFRGHDAIVFSAGAHGTGMDQTTAIDGRGLEKAADAAASAGVSRFVLISAFPESGREKEPVESFEHYMRTKKTADVYLTHTDLDWLIVRPGILRDEPGTGRVSAGLAIEHGDVFRDDVAEFIAAAVSEPLLTRLIVELTSGDTPIDAAVSRLATSTAPHRA; encoded by the coding sequence ATGAAAATATTCATCATCGGAGCCGGCGGAGGAATCGGGAGCCGTTTGAGCCGGATCCTCTCCACTGGCGGAACCCAGGTCAGCGGCATGTTCCGCAACCCTCGCCAGGCTGATGCCGTCAGTGCCACCGGCGCAACACCCGTCGTTGGTGACCTCATCGCTGACTCGGTCGGAGAACTGGCCGAAAAGTTCCGCGGACATGACGCCATTGTTTTCTCCGCCGGCGCTCACGGAACGGGCATGGACCAGACCACCGCCATTGACGGGCGCGGGCTGGAAAAAGCAGCAGACGCTGCCGCTAGCGCTGGCGTAAGCCGTTTCGTTCTGATCTCGGCCTTCCCCGAGTCCGGCCGGGAAAAGGAGCCCGTCGAGAGCTTCGAACACTACATGCGCACCAAAAAGACCGCCGACGTCTACCTGACCCACACCGACCTGGACTGGCTCATTGTTCGTCCCGGCATCCTGCGCGACGAACCCGGCACCGGCCGCGTTTCGGCCGGGCTGGCCATAGAACACGGCGACGTGTTCCGGGACGATGTCGCGGAGTTCATTGCTGCCGCCGTTAGCGAACCCCTACTGACGAGGCTGATCGTCGAACTAACGAGCGGCGACACGCCTATTGACGCCGCTGTCTCCCGCCTTGCAACAAGCACTGCCCCTCACCGCGCCTGA
- a CDS encoding NADH:flavin oxidoreductase/NADH oxidase, with translation MCTYSANPEPERAGRPTDFHLGHYVARAAGGAGLVMIEATGVSPEGRISPYDLGLWSNDQTEDFRRLASAISAAGAVPAIQLAHAGRKASVDRPWRGGAPLAKDALGWPSVGPSGVAFPGYPAPHELTQADISDVVEAFSQAARRARSAGFEVAEVHAAHGYLLHSFLSPVSNLRTDEYGGSLENRARLVLEVVDAVRRVWADDRPVFLRVSTTDWIAENPADNRSSWTIEDTVKLATWATEHGIDLVDCSSGGTDSVPIPRDRDYQTKYARRVRTEAGITVGAVGRIADPAYAAELVETGSADALFIGRALLRDPSWVNNAASQFGATPRFIEQYDYAL, from the coding sequence ATGTGCACGTACAGCGCCAATCCGGAACCAGAACGGGCGGGCCGGCCGACGGACTTCCATCTGGGGCACTACGTTGCCCGTGCAGCCGGTGGAGCCGGACTGGTAATGATCGAAGCGACAGGTGTCTCCCCGGAGGGCCGGATTTCGCCTTATGACCTCGGGCTCTGGAGCAACGACCAGACCGAAGACTTCCGGCGTCTCGCATCCGCCATTTCGGCCGCCGGCGCTGTGCCCGCGATTCAGCTGGCACACGCAGGCCGCAAGGCCTCAGTAGACCGTCCGTGGCGGGGCGGCGCGCCACTGGCAAAGGACGCCCTGGGCTGGCCGTCCGTCGGGCCGAGCGGTGTCGCCTTTCCCGGCTACCCTGCCCCGCATGAACTGACGCAGGCAGATATATCGGACGTCGTGGAGGCATTTTCCCAGGCAGCACGGCGCGCCCGTAGCGCAGGATTCGAGGTGGCAGAAGTTCACGCGGCACACGGCTATCTACTGCACTCGTTCCTCTCCCCCGTTTCCAATCTCCGGACCGACGAATACGGCGGCTCACTCGAGAATCGTGCCCGGCTGGTCCTGGAAGTCGTTGATGCAGTCCGCCGAGTGTGGGCAGACGACCGGCCCGTCTTCCTCCGGGTTTCCACCACCGACTGGATCGCAGAGAACCCCGCCGACAACCGGTCATCCTGGACCATTGAGGACACCGTGAAGCTTGCCACCTGGGCCACCGAGCATGGTATCGACCTGGTCGATTGCTCCTCGGGCGGAACGGACTCGGTCCCCATTCCCCGCGACCGGGACTACCAGACAAAGTACGCACGCCGAGTACGCACCGAGGCCGGAATCACGGTCGGAGCAGTTGGCCGCATCGCCGACCCCGCTTACGCGGCAGAACTGGTCGAGACGGGCTCCGCCGACGCACTCTTTATCGGACGGGCATTGCTGCGCGACCCATCGTGGGTCAACAACGCCGCCAGCCAGTTCGGGGCGACACCACGCTTCATCGAGCAATACGACTACGCGCTCTAG
- a CDS encoding thiamine pyrophosphate-dependent enzyme, giving the protein MKRIEALRTIVAATPDLPVVATCAATSRELASVEDRDNHLYLLDAMGLAVSVATGIAQAVNGTAVTRSVVIEGDGSLLMNPGAALTAGYLQPENLVVVLLDNGVYASTASIPTHAQKLDLGRIAESVDLKVLRASTPSELSDALQKSLTEPGPWFIHTRTEPGNEPGTKLLLIDPVVHGDRFRRWLTGRMGQAA; this is encoded by the coding sequence ATGAAACGCATTGAAGCACTCCGCACCATCGTCGCCGCCACTCCGGATCTTCCCGTGGTCGCCACCTGCGCAGCCACGAGCCGTGAACTAGCCTCGGTCGAAGACCGCGACAACCACCTCTACCTGCTCGACGCTATGGGCCTGGCCGTCTCAGTCGCCACAGGTATCGCCCAAGCTGTCAACGGCACAGCCGTGACGCGGTCTGTCGTGATCGAGGGCGACGGTTCGCTGCTGATGAACCCCGGCGCAGCCCTCACAGCCGGCTATCTGCAGCCGGAAAACCTCGTCGTCGTCCTCCTTGACAACGGGGTCTACGCCTCAACGGCAAGCATCCCCACCCACGCGCAAAAGCTTGACCTCGGGCGCATCGCAGAGTCAGTGGATCTAAAAGTTCTACGCGCCAGCACACCTTCTGAACTGAGCGACGCCCTGCAGAAGTCGCTCACCGAACCCGGGCCCTGGTTCATCCACACCCGCACGGAACCCGGCAACGAACCGGGGACGAAACTCCTTCTCATTGACCCGGTGGTCCACGGTGACCGGTTCCGCCGCTGGCTCACCGGCCGCATGGGACAAGCCGCCTAA